In Alphaproteobacteria bacterium, the following are encoded in one genomic region:
- a CDS encoding pentapeptide repeat-containing protein produces MTPAEFVDIIKKHQLWIHGRRGGQRANLAHQVLAGIKLPGINLKGAILTGIDLQRCVLREADLSEADLFGATLERADLREANLSGADLRGAQLRGANLTLANLDGADLRKGSLLLTSGEISKGEGGKGDLIKRRQRMAAADLSDAALENASIAQADLDGAVLNGANLKGANLTGSNLMGADLAGADLSGSNLEKTNLSGARLQGAKVQGTNLRGAEIVGTILVDVDLDHANLDQARVVTYVENLSQDVQQTIQRHREWVDSFGAEGERTVLDGQSFPNVVFAGLDLSGASMQSTVLANCDFSGCTLKMVDFSEANLKHANLSAADLSGSRLCKANLSGADLSNAVLGATEIRDRSGTTTGEMRSDLSGANLAGARLRGTDLSQAITEGATLPFGWRLPEADPNGEKPKAAR; encoded by the coding sequence ATGACGCCAGCCGAATTCGTCGACATCATCAAGAAGCACCAGCTTTGGATACACGGCCGGCGCGGCGGGCAGCGTGCCAATTTGGCCCATCAGGTACTGGCCGGCATCAAACTGCCCGGCATCAATCTCAAGGGCGCCATCCTGACCGGCATCGACCTGCAGCGTTGCGTCCTCAGAGAGGCCGACCTTTCCGAGGCCGACCTCTTCGGCGCCACCTTGGAACGTGCCGACCTGCGCGAAGCCAACCTCAGTGGCGCCGATCTGCGCGGCGCCCAGTTGCGCGGCGCCAACTTGACCCTGGCCAACCTCGATGGTGCCGATCTGCGCAAGGGATCGCTGCTGCTGACCAGCGGCGAGATATCCAAGGGCGAGGGCGGCAAGGGGGATCTGATCAAGCGGCGCCAGCGCATGGCCGCCGCCGACCTCTCGGACGCGGCCCTGGAAAACGCCAGCATCGCCCAGGCCGATCTCGATGGTGCGGTGCTGAACGGCGCTAACCTCAAGGGCGCCAACCTGACCGGTTCGAACCTCATGGGCGCCGATTTGGCAGGTGCCGATCTGAGCGGCTCGAACCTGGAAAAAACCAATCTCAGCGGCGCCCGGTTGCAAGGGGCCAAGGTTCAGGGCACCAACCTGCGCGGCGCCGAGATCGTCGGCACCATCCTGGTCGATGTCGACCTCGATCACGCCAATCTCGACCAGGCCCGGGTCGTGACCTATGTCGAGAACCTATCCCAGGACGTGCAGCAGACCATCCAACGGCATCGCGAGTGGGTCGACAGCTTCGGCGCCGAGGGCGAGCGCACGGTGCTCGATGGCCAGAGTTTCCCGAACGTCGTCTTCGCCGGCCTGGACCTCAGCGGCGCCAGCATGCAGAGCACCGTGTTGGCGAACTGTGACTTCTCGGGCTGTACCTTGAAGATGGTTGATTTCAGCGAAGCCAACCTCAAACACGCCAATCTCTCCGCCGCCGACCTGAGTGGCAGCCGGCTGTGCAAGGCCAACCTCAGTGGCGCCGATTTAAGCAACGCGGTGCTGGGCGCAACCGAAATCCGGGACCGCTCCGGCACCACCACCGGCGAGATGCGCAGCGACCTCTCCGGCGCCAATCTGGCCGGCGCCCGGCTCAGGGGTACCGACCTGAGCCAGGCCATCACCGAGGGCGCCACCCTGCCGTTCGGTTGGCGCCTGCCCGAGGCGGACCCGAACGGCGAGAAGCCCAAAGCGGCAAGGTGA
- a CDS encoding tetratricopeptide repeat protein: MGFRILAAMAESGDQQALFERALALSEAGDHGAALPLLAALSEHAEALPELFYFHGRALQETGQTAAAEALYRRALAAGVALTDLWTRLARLLADRGAFEDLQALMQEADRAPQEIRADALTALATAFEMADRPEQAAQAAERALALEPGRPVANLIAGVHAANTGLLAKAERHLKTVMAADPGHLDARHALAATLADSGRHEQAEALFRDLAEEQPEDARALCRLGGLRLEADDLKGGEALFRQAVARRPDNVEAAFRLADSLERQGRDADCLAAYDRVFELDPERPEAHFNVALIHLRRGEYAEAWPGYEYRFDCPDGPSRLSPAAPWDGRAFAGHLLVHCEQGFGDALQFVRYLALARSRVERLTLLSPVSLAALLATCPGLDAVVTPADELPDFDLHVPLLSLPGIFATTLDSIPAQVPYLWPPRPAAGKLEQALKAGDGIKVGLCWSGNAENPVNRLRTCPVELLAPLAGRFGLNFFGLTLTAPPADLEVLAETGAFVDLAPHLESFADTAAALAALDLVISTDTSVPHLAGALGCPTWLLLHNTADWRWQEERPDSPWYPTMRLFRQTAAGDWLAVAAELDRALAALEKR, translated from the coding sequence GTGGGGTTCCGTATTCTGGCGGCGATGGCAGAGAGCGGCGATCAACAGGCACTCTTCGAACGCGCCCTGGCGCTGAGCGAGGCCGGTGACCACGGCGCGGCGCTGCCCTTGCTGGCGGCGCTGAGCGAACACGCCGAGGCGTTGCCCGAACTCTTTTACTTCCACGGCCGGGCGCTGCAGGAGACCGGCCAGACCGCCGCCGCCGAGGCCCTTTACCGGCGCGCCCTGGCGGCCGGTGTGGCGCTGACCGATCTCTGGACCCGACTGGCCCGGCTGCTGGCGGATCGCGGCGCCTTCGAGGACTTGCAGGCGCTGATGCAAGAGGCCGACAGGGCGCCCCAGGAGATCCGGGCCGACGCCCTGACGGCGCTGGCCACGGCTTTCGAGATGGCCGACCGGCCGGAGCAGGCGGCCCAGGCAGCCGAGCGCGCGCTGGCGCTGGAGCCGGGGCGGCCGGTGGCCAACCTGATCGCCGGCGTCCATGCCGCCAACACCGGCCTTTTGGCCAAGGCCGAGCGGCATTTGAAAACCGTGATGGCAGCCGATCCCGGCCACCTCGACGCCCGCCATGCCCTGGCCGCGACGCTGGCCGACAGCGGCCGGCACGAGCAGGCGGAGGCGCTTTTCCGGGACCTTGCCGAAGAGCAACCCGAGGACGCGCGCGCGCTCTGCCGGCTCGGTGGCCTGCGCCTCGAGGCCGACGACCTGAAGGGCGGCGAGGCACTTTTCCGCCAAGCCGTGGCGCGCCGGCCCGACAACGTCGAAGCGGCCTTCCGCCTTGCCGATTCGCTCGAGCGCCAGGGCCGCGACGCCGACTGCCTGGCGGCCTACGACCGCGTCTTCGAGCTCGATCCCGAACGCCCCGAGGCCCACTTCAACGTCGCCCTCATCCACTTGCGCCGCGGCGAGTACGCCGAGGCCTGGCCAGGCTACGAATACCGCTTCGACTGTCCCGACGGTCCCAGCCGGCTGTCGCCGGCGGCGCCCTGGGACGGCCGGGCCTTCGCCGGCCACCTGCTGGTGCACTGCGAGCAGGGCTTCGGCGACGCGCTGCAGTTCGTGCGTTATCTGGCCCTGGCCCGGTCCCGGGTGGAACGGCTGACGCTGCTCTCACCGGTCTCGCTGGCCGCCCTGCTGGCCACCTGCCCGGGCCTCGACGCGGTGGTGACGCCGGCCGACGAGCTGCCCGATTTCGATCTCCACGTACCGCTGCTCAGCCTGCCCGGCATCTTCGCCACGACGCTCGACAGCATCCCCGCGCAGGTGCCCTACCTCTGGCCGCCACGGCCGGCGGCGGGCAAGCTGGAGCAGGCGCTGAAGGCCGGAGATGGCATCAAGGTGGGGCTTTGCTGGTCGGGCAATGCCGAAAACCCGGTCAACCGCCTGCGGACCTGCCCGGTCGAGCTGCTGGCGCCGCTGGCCGGCCGCTTTGGGCTGAACTTTTTCGGCCTCACCCTCACGGCGCCGCCAGCTGACCTCGAAGTGCTGGCCGAAACCGGCGCCTTCGTCGATCTGGCACCGCACCTGGAAAGCTTCGCCGACACCGCGGCGGCGCTGGCGGCGCTCGACCTGGTCATCAGCACCGACACCTCGGTGCCCCATCTGGCCGGGGCGCTGGGCTGCCCGACCTGGTTGTTGCTGCACAACACGGCCGATTGGCGCTGGCAGGAGGAACGCCCGGATTCGCCCTGGTACCCGACCATGCGGCTGTTTCGCCAAACCGCTGCCGGCGACTGGCTGGCCGTGGCGGCGGAACTCGACAGGGCCCTGGCAGCACTAGAAAAGCGATAG